A window of Longispora fulva contains these coding sequences:
- a CDS encoding alpha/beta hydrolase family protein, with translation MSGVFAVALASALSLSTALPAMVAPGAAPVQLTLPAPTGHGRIGTVSLHLVDRSRPDPWVPTEPARELMIQLWYPAADTRNRPRAPWVSPGVADRLNPPGSPVTLPVSHAYTGAPAAGGRHPVVVYSPGLGMERTSSTALVEDLASHGYVVVTIDHPHDGRFVEFPGGRIATQALPVPTTPEEEAAMIATALATRVADTRFTLDQLAALDRGHNPDEERRPLPRGLTGALDLDRIGMAGHSLGGATAAQTMLEDRRIRAGVNLDGTVSGTVVTAGLDRPFLLLGSPGDDDSWTALWSRLRGPRHRLELAGSGHMSFTDYQVLLAQAGVPAEDREPSLGTIDGDRSIAVQRAYLLAYFDRYLLCRDGRLLAGPSPRYPEMLFKG, from the coding sequence ATGAGTGGAGTATTCGCCGTCGCCCTCGCGTCGGCCCTCAGCCTGTCCACAGCACTGCCCGCCATGGTCGCGCCCGGCGCGGCCCCCGTCCAGCTGACCCTGCCCGCCCCCACCGGGCACGGCCGGATCGGCACCGTGTCCCTGCACCTGGTCGACCGGTCCCGCCCCGACCCGTGGGTGCCGACCGAACCGGCCCGCGAACTGATGATCCAGCTCTGGTACCCGGCGGCCGACACCCGCAACCGGCCCCGCGCGCCCTGGGTGTCGCCGGGCGTGGCCGACCGGCTCAACCCGCCCGGATCGCCGGTGACGTTGCCGGTCAGCCACGCGTACACCGGCGCCCCGGCCGCCGGGGGCCGGCACCCGGTGGTCGTGTACTCACCCGGCCTGGGCATGGAACGCACCTCCAGCACCGCGCTCGTGGAGGACCTCGCCAGCCACGGCTACGTCGTCGTCACGATCGACCACCCGCACGACGGGCGGTTCGTCGAGTTCCCCGGTGGCCGGATCGCCACCCAGGCGCTGCCGGTGCCCACCACCCCCGAGGAGGAGGCCGCCATGATCGCCACGGCGCTGGCCACCCGGGTCGCCGACACCCGGTTCACCCTGGACCAGCTCGCGGCCCTCGACCGGGGCCACAACCCCGACGAGGAACGGCGACCGCTGCCGCGCGGCCTCACCGGGGCCCTCGACCTGGACCGGATCGGGATGGCAGGACACTCCCTGGGCGGCGCGACCGCGGCCCAGACCATGCTGGAGGACCGGCGGATCAGGGCCGGCGTCAACCTGGACGGCACCGTCTCCGGCACCGTCGTCACGGCAGGCCTGGACCGGCCGTTCCTGCTGCTCGGCTCGCCCGGCGACGACGACAGCTGGACAGCGCTGTGGTCCCGGCTGCGCGGCCCCCGCCACCGCCTCGAACTCGCCGGCTCGGGGCACATGTCCTTCACCGACTACCAGGTGCTGCTCGCCCAGGCCGGGGTGCCGGCAGAAGACCGGGAACCGTCGCTCGGCACCATCGACGGGGACCGGTCGATCGCGGTGCAGCGGGCCTACCTGCTGGCCTACTTCGACCGGTACCTGCTGTGCCGGGACGGGCGGCTGCTGGCCGGGCCGTCGCCGCGGTACCCGGAAATGCTCTTCAAGGGGTGA
- a CDS encoding sensor histidine kinase — translation MNVTAWWRSRGQAARFDLCVRASFYANLAAVLVLAAGAVRADARGAVTWVAAAAHTLICVFLVRAGIDHYLGRRARPTRLLLAGAASTVIGTAGALLWPDPPADGQAGGPLPLLVVSYVTAVATAVRPRVTLAVVLAGCAAMFGVCAAQGVPDPVTPAVGLAALVVPVALLCRVSVWMLGVMWELDRSRRAQAGLAVAEERLRFARDLHDVVGRSLSVVALKAELAAQLSRRGRAEATDEMLEVRRIAQESLAELRAVVGGYRSADLDVELDGARALLASAGIACRVDGDGAGLPPDVQGTLGWVVREATTNVLRHSEARGCTIAVRRSPADMVTFTMDNDGAGGDDRVLFGSGLTGLTERVAGLGGTVAAERRPPDRFVLAAVLPVAVGAVAQGRQP, via the coding sequence ATGAACGTGACGGCATGGTGGCGCTCGCGCGGCCAGGCGGCCCGCTTCGACCTGTGCGTCCGGGCCTCCTTCTACGCCAACCTCGCCGCCGTGCTGGTGCTGGCGGCCGGGGCCGTCCGCGCCGACGCGCGGGGAGCGGTCACCTGGGTGGCCGCCGCCGCGCACACCCTCATCTGCGTGTTCCTGGTCCGGGCCGGCATCGACCACTACCTGGGGCGGCGCGCCCGGCCCACCCGGCTCCTGTTGGCCGGCGCGGCCTCGACCGTCATCGGCACGGCCGGGGCCCTGCTCTGGCCCGACCCGCCCGCCGACGGCCAGGCGGGCGGACCGCTGCCCCTGCTGGTCGTGTCGTACGTGACCGCCGTGGCGACGGCCGTGCGGCCGCGGGTGACGCTGGCCGTGGTGCTCGCCGGTTGCGCCGCGATGTTCGGCGTCTGCGCGGCCCAGGGCGTGCCGGACCCCGTGACCCCCGCCGTCGGCCTGGCCGCGTTGGTCGTGCCCGTGGCCCTCCTGTGCCGGGTCTCGGTGTGGATGCTCGGCGTGATGTGGGAACTCGACCGGTCCCGCCGGGCCCAGGCCGGGCTCGCCGTCGCCGAGGAACGCCTGCGCTTCGCCAGGGACCTGCACGACGTGGTCGGCCGTTCCCTGTCCGTGGTGGCCCTCAAGGCCGAACTGGCCGCGCAGCTGTCCCGCCGGGGCCGCGCCGAGGCCACCGACGAGATGCTGGAGGTCCGCCGGATCGCGCAGGAGTCCCTGGCCGAACTGCGGGCCGTCGTCGGCGGTTACCGGTCGGCGGACCTCGACGTCGAACTCGACGGCGCCCGGGCGCTGCTCGCCTCCGCCGGCATCGCCTGCCGGGTCGACGGCGACGGCGCCGGCCTGCCCCCGGACGTCCAGGGCACCCTCGGCTGGGTGGTCCGGGAGGCGACGACGAACGTGCTGCGGCACAGCGAGGCGCGCGGCTGCACGATCGCGGTGCGCCGGTCACCGGCCGACATGGTGACGTTCACGATGGACAACGACGGGGCGGGCGGGGACGACCGGGTGCTGTTCGGCAGCGGGTTGACCGGCTTGACGGAGCGGGTCGCCGGGCTGGGCGGTACGGTCGCGGCCGAACGACGGCCGCCGGACCGGTTCGTGCTCGCGGCGGTGCTGCCGGTGGCGGTCGGGGCCGTGGCCCAGGGGCGGCAGCCGTGA
- a CDS encoding response regulator transcription factor: MTAPDPAPVAACGPVRILLADDEHLIRGAMAALLGLEDDLAVVAQAATGAEALAMARALRPDVAVLDLQMPDLDGVAVARTLHAELPTCRTMIVTSHGLPGHLRRALAAGVRGFLPKTVSAETLAAVVRVVHTGGRYVDPQLAAEAISAGDSPLTAREAHVLELAAEGAPVDEIARRAALSPGTVRNYLSSAVGKTGTANRHEAVRVARGHGWI, from the coding sequence GTGACGGCCCCCGATCCGGCGCCGGTGGCGGCCTGCGGCCCGGTGCGGATTCTGCTCGCCGACGACGAGCACCTCATCCGTGGCGCGATGGCCGCCCTGCTGGGCCTGGAGGACGACCTCGCCGTCGTGGCCCAGGCCGCCACCGGGGCCGAGGCCCTGGCGATGGCCCGCGCGCTGCGCCCTGACGTCGCGGTGCTCGACCTGCAGATGCCCGACCTCGACGGCGTGGCGGTGGCCCGCACGCTGCACGCCGAACTCCCCACCTGCCGCACCATGATCGTGACGAGCCACGGCCTGCCCGGCCACCTCCGGCGGGCCCTGGCGGCCGGGGTGCGCGGATTCCTGCCCAAGACGGTCTCCGCCGAGACCCTCGCGGCCGTGGTCCGCGTCGTGCACACCGGCGGCCGCTACGTCGACCCCCAGCTCGCCGCCGAGGCGATCAGCGCGGGGGACAGCCCGTTGACGGCCCGCGAGGCCCACGTGCTCGAGCTGGCCGCCGAGGGGGCTCCGGTGGACGAGATCGCCCGCCGGGCGGCCCTGTCGCCGGGCACGGTGCGCAACTACCTGTCCTCGGCGGTCGGCAAGACGGGCACCGCCAACCGGCACGAGGCGGTGCGGGTCGCCCGCGGCCACGGCTGGATCTGA
- a CDS encoding M24 family metallopeptidase, with product MDEETERAARLLDAQGMAADLFAETERRGLIAPGRREQEVSDDVRDLAGEIFGVSRHWHKRIVRSGPNTLQPYRENPPDRVIGEDDIVFCDFGPVFAEWEADFGRTYVLGDDPVKHRLRDDLPLVFEAARRRFAADPAITGERLFAVVRELTSARGWEFGGPHAGHLVGEFPHERIPGDQVEYYITPGSDHPMRRVDSAGRRCHWILEIHLVDRERGFGGFHEELLDLGHDG from the coding sequence GTGGATGAGGAGACCGAACGCGCGGCGCGGCTGCTGGACGCCCAGGGCATGGCCGCCGACCTGTTCGCGGAGACCGAGCGGCGCGGCCTGATCGCCCCGGGCCGCCGGGAGCAGGAGGTCAGCGACGACGTCCGCGACCTGGCCGGCGAGATTTTCGGGGTAAGCCGACACTGGCACAAGCGGATCGTGCGGTCGGGCCCGAACACGCTGCAGCCGTACCGGGAGAACCCGCCGGACCGGGTGATCGGCGAGGACGACATCGTGTTCTGCGACTTCGGCCCGGTCTTCGCCGAGTGGGAGGCCGACTTCGGCCGCACGTACGTGCTCGGCGACGACCCGGTCAAGCACCGGCTCCGCGACGACCTGCCGCTGGTGTTCGAGGCGGCCCGGCGCCGGTTCGCGGCCGACCCGGCCATCACCGGGGAGCGGTTGTTCGCCGTCGTCCGAGAGCTGACGTCGGCCAGGGGCTGGGAGTTCGGCGGGCCGCACGCCGGCCACCTCGTCGGCGAGTTCCCGCACGAGCGGATCCCCGGCGACCAGGTGGAGTACTACATCACGCCCGGCAGCGACCACCCGATGCGCCGGGTGGACAGCGCGGGCCGGCGGTGCCACTGGATCCTGGAGATCCACCTCGTCGACAGGGAACGCGGCTTCGGCGGCTTCCACGAGGAACTCCTCGACCTGGGCCACGACGGATAG